The following are encoded together in the Gilvimarinus sp. DA14 genome:
- a CDS encoding TonB-dependent receptor, giving the protein MKLAHFAFATLPFAIAAQAQGNTIEEILVTADFRPTNLSQLATSASVIDAEAINARGAEHLAQILNTAPNVNFSTGASRGRFFQIRGIGERSQFIEPVNPSVGLLVDGIDLTGIGGAATTLDIAQVEILRGPQGTLYGANALAGLINMVSAAPTQEFGGEVNATLGDYNIQTLSGAISGGLTDTLSARVALEQHSSDGYQDNAYLNIDDNQNIDEQTARAKLRWQPSDSLQLDVTGLYVNVDNGYDAFSLDNTRTTLSDNPGHDRAETTAGSARLQWRLNDAVSLVALGSHAQSDTEYGFDEDWTYADICSDFTCIYDGYSSTDNYLRDIDNTTADLRLVSNNERHEFGWVAGVYYRDQNESLLREYTYASGDFTSDFSAENTALYGQLDIPLSAALKLVTGLRYEERSADYRDSDEVSFSPEDDMLGGKLALEYHTDTTLYYGLISRGYKAGGFNSNTALPESSREYQPEFLWNYEVGAKFASNDSRITSNIAVFYQDRDDVQTKQSLLQQIDGNTCPCSFEDYTTNAAAGHSYGLEADINWQASEALRLFASLGLLRSEFDDFQSFAHADANPGEGEAYDLSGHDLPHAPHYQFTAGGEYFFTDHWFAQLEVEGKDSFYFSSRHEAQADAYELLNARLGYTAAHWELALWGRNLTDEDTQTRGFGAFGNDPRKGYATEPYYQFGEPRVVGLSGTYRF; this is encoded by the coding sequence ATGAAACTCGCACACTTTGCTTTTGCCACTTTACCTTTCGCCATTGCCGCCCAGGCGCAGGGCAATACCATTGAAGAAATTCTGGTGACGGCGGACTTTCGCCCCACGAACCTGAGCCAGTTGGCCACCAGCGCAAGTGTTATTGATGCTGAAGCCATCAACGCCCGTGGCGCCGAGCACCTGGCACAAATTTTAAACACCGCCCCCAATGTGAATTTTTCCACCGGCGCCTCGCGCGGCCGCTTTTTTCAAATTCGCGGTATCGGTGAGCGCAGCCAATTTATTGAGCCGGTTAACCCGTCCGTTGGCCTGCTGGTCGATGGCATAGACTTAACCGGCATTGGCGGGGCAGCAACCACGCTGGACATTGCCCAGGTGGAAATTTTGCGCGGCCCGCAGGGCACACTCTATGGCGCCAACGCCCTGGCAGGCTTGATAAATATGGTATCAGCCGCCCCCACCCAAGAGTTCGGCGGCGAAGTGAACGCCACCCTGGGCGACTACAATATTCAAACCCTGAGCGGAGCCATTAGCGGCGGGCTAACCGATACCCTGAGCGCCCGCGTCGCACTGGAGCAGCACAGCTCCGACGGCTACCAGGACAACGCCTACTTAAATATTGACGACAATCAGAATATCGACGAGCAAACCGCCCGCGCCAAACTGCGCTGGCAGCCCAGTGATTCGCTGCAATTGGATGTGACCGGCCTGTACGTCAATGTCGATAACGGCTACGACGCCTTCTCTTTGGACAATACCCGCACCACCCTGTCGGATAACCCCGGCCACGACCGCGCCGAAACCACAGCTGGCTCGGCGCGCTTGCAGTGGCGCTTAAACGATGCGGTCTCACTGGTGGCGCTGGGCAGTCACGCACAGTCGGATACCGAATACGGTTTCGATGAAGACTGGACCTACGCAGATATTTGCAGTGACTTCACTTGTATTTATGACGGCTACAGCTCAACCGATAATTACCTGCGCGATATCGACAACACCACCGCCGATTTACGCCTGGTGTCCAACAACGAACGTCACGAATTCGGTTGGGTGGCCGGCGTGTATTACCGCGACCAGAACGAGAGCTTACTGCGCGAGTACACTTATGCAAGCGGCGACTTTACCAGCGATTTCAGCGCCGAAAACACCGCCCTGTACGGCCAGTTGGATATCCCGCTAAGCGCTGCGCTTAAATTAGTCACCGGCCTGCGCTATGAAGAGCGCAGCGCCGACTACCGCGACAGCGACGAGGTAAGCTTCTCCCCCGAAGACGATATGCTGGGCGGCAAGCTGGCGCTGGAATACCACACCGATACCACCTTGTATTACGGTTTGATCTCGCGCGGTTACAAAGCCGGCGGCTTTAACAGCAACACCGCACTGCCCGAAAGCTCGCGGGAATATCAGCCGGAGTTTCTGTGGAACTACGAAGTGGGCGCCAAGTTTGCCTCCAACGATAGCCGCATCACCAGCAATATCGCCGTGTTCTACCAAGATCGCGACGACGTGCAAACCAAGCAATCGCTACTGCAACAAATTGATGGCAACACCTGCCCCTGCAGTTTTGAAGATTACACCACCAATGCCGCCGCAGGCCACAGCTACGGTTTAGAAGCAGACATTAATTGGCAGGCAAGCGAAGCCTTGCGCTTGTTCGCAAGCCTGGGGTTACTGCGTTCGGAGTTTGATGACTTTCAAAGCTTCGCCCACGCTGACGCCAACCCCGGCGAGGGCGAGGCTTACGATTTATCCGGCCACGATTTACCCCACGCCCCCCACTATCAATTTACCGCCGGTGGCGAATACTTTTTTACCGACCACTGGTTTGCACAGTTAGAGGTAGAGGGAAAAGACAGCTTTTATTTCTCCAGCCGCCACGAAGCCCAGGCCGACGCCTATGAATTGCTAAACGCCCGCTTGGGTTACACCGCCGCGCACTGGGAGCTGGCGCTTTGGGGCCGCAACCTGACCGATGAGGATACCCAAACCCGAGGCTTTGGCGCCTTCGGCAACGACCCGCGCAAAGGCTACGCCACCGAGCCCTATTATCAATTTGGCGAACCGCGCGTCGTGGGTTTGTCCGGCACTTACCGCTTTTAA
- a CDS encoding AraC family transcriptional regulator gives MLKFYKKVATLLLGLLLFSALLSYWCIQNTFSSRTLLPAAQSELPWHLSAETDHSQGGLSEVTFHDDRYSLDYSLSLSDVAQYPYAGVALNFTDDGGQPTMLDLTGYHKLSFNVKCVPANVLAFAAHTFEPGITQKDDPLSYRSPATYFSCDEQWSAVELDLTRLETPQWWLDKFELKLSMIDYQLNRVPRLVFGSTHQSPMLDSARVQINALELRGRDWRYLYLLAGVLGLAWLMAIIWLFRAHTRALTDALKLKLQKDRPLVAYQQLSVEPRRDRDKEAILRYLATEYANSELNLDGIASATGVGRSKINSILKAELGYTFTGYLNKVRLTEAARLLSAGPEPSIAEIAYSVGYKNVSYFNKLFKDEYGCTPKAFRNVYKDGAGDS, from the coding sequence ATGCTGAAATTTTATAAAAAAGTGGCCACGCTGCTGCTAGGTTTGTTGTTATTCAGTGCGCTGCTCAGTTATTGGTGTATCCAGAATACATTCTCGTCTCGCACATTACTGCCTGCAGCGCAGAGCGAGCTGCCCTGGCATCTGAGCGCCGAGACGGATCACTCCCAAGGTGGCCTCTCAGAGGTAACATTCCACGATGACCGCTACAGCCTTGATTATTCGCTGAGTCTTTCCGATGTTGCTCAGTATCCCTATGCAGGGGTGGCGTTAAACTTTACCGATGACGGCGGGCAGCCGACCATGCTGGATCTTACCGGATACCACAAGCTGAGCTTTAACGTGAAGTGCGTCCCTGCCAATGTTCTGGCATTTGCCGCCCATACCTTTGAGCCCGGCATCACCCAAAAAGATGATCCGCTAAGCTATCGCTCGCCGGCGACCTATTTCTCCTGTGACGAGCAGTGGTCCGCCGTCGAGTTAGATTTGACTCGCTTGGAGACGCCCCAGTGGTGGCTGGATAAGTTTGAGCTCAAGCTCTCGATGATTGATTACCAGCTTAACCGGGTACCGCGATTGGTTTTTGGTTCTACCCATCAAAGCCCCATGCTGGATTCGGCGCGGGTGCAAATTAACGCCCTTGAGCTGCGCGGGCGAGATTGGCGCTACCTGTATCTACTGGCGGGGGTTTTGGGGCTGGCTTGGCTGATGGCCATTATTTGGCTGTTTCGCGCTCATACGCGGGCGCTGACCGATGCGCTTAAACTCAAACTGCAAAAGGACCGACCTCTGGTGGCGTATCAGCAGTTGTCGGTAGAGCCCCGACGCGACCGCGATAAAGAGGCTATTTTGCGTTACCTCGCCACCGAGTATGCGAACAGCGAGTTGAACCTGGACGGTATCGCCTCGGCGACCGGAGTCGGGCGCAGTAAAATTAACTCGATCCTCAAAGCTGAGCTGGGCTATACCTTTACCGGTTATCTCAACAAAGTGCGCTTGACTGAGGCTGCACGCTTACTGTCGGCGGGACCCGAGCCGAGCATTGCGGAAATCGCGTATTCGGTTGGGTACAAAAACGTCTCTTACTTTAATAAATTGTTTAAAGATGAGTATGGTTGCACGCCCAAGGCTTTTAGAAATGTTTATAAGGATGGGGCGGGTGATAGTTAG
- a CDS encoding HopJ type III effector protein: MTLEMFIHKLTEEPLNVEFSETMAVIDAYYSHTATAFTNGELENSAEQNQGSCKILAFGKLHGLTEAQTLACFGKYYRDDVLQHPEGTDHGNIRNFIQHGWGGVHFEDAPLTLK, encoded by the coding sequence ATGACGCTGGAGATGTTTATTCACAAATTGACCGAAGAGCCGCTGAACGTCGAGTTTAGCGAGACGATGGCGGTTATTGACGCCTACTACAGTCATACCGCTACGGCGTTCACCAATGGTGAGCTGGAAAACAGTGCCGAGCAAAATCAGGGGTCGTGCAAAATTTTGGCATTTGGCAAGCTTCACGGCTTAACCGAAGCGCAAACTCTGGCCTGTTTTGGCAAGTATTATCGCGACGATGTGTTGCAACACCCCGAGGGCACGGATCACGGTAATATCCGCAATTTTATTCAGCACGGTTGGGGCGGCGTTCACTTTGAAGACGCACCCCTTACCCTGAAATAG